A single window of Flavobacterium sp. 140616W15 DNA harbors:
- the uvrB gene encoding excinuclease ABC subunit UvrB, with amino-acid sequence MNFQVVSDYSPKGDQPQAIEKLTQGIIDGEKYQTLLGVTGSGKTFTVANVIQEVQRPTLVLAHNKTLAAQLYSEFKQFFPNNAVEYFVSYYDYYQPEAFMPVTGVFIEKDLSINEELEKMRLSTTSSLLSGRRDILVVASVSCLYGIGNPVEFQKNVIAIEKDQVISRTKLLHSLVQSLYSRTEADFNPGSFRIKGDTVEVYPSYADDGYRIHFFGDEIEEIESFDIKTSQVIEKFNKLTIYPANMFVTSPDVLQGAIWQIQQDLVKQVDYFKEIGKHLEAKRLEERTNFDLEMIRELGYCSGIENYSRYLDGREAGTRPFCLLDYFPDDYLMVVDESHVTLSQVHAMYGGDRSRKENLVEYGFRLPAAMDNRPLKFEEFEAMQNQVIYVSATPADYELQKTDGVYVEQVIRPTGLLDPIIEVRPSLNQIDDLIEEIQIRCELDERVLVTTLTKRMAEELAKYLTKVNIRCRYIHSDVDTLERIEIMQDLRKGIFDVLIGVNLLREGLDLPEVSLVAILDADKEGFLRSHRSLTQTIGRAARNLNGKAIMYADKITASMQKTIDETNYRRTKQINFNLEHNQVPQALNKKIDSAFTKNPLVEYELGHTLTEAAEPDTAYLSKTELEKMIREKRKSMEKAAKELDFLQAAKLRDDIKKLQEQLT; translated from the coding sequence ATGAATTTTCAAGTAGTCTCAGATTATAGTCCAAAAGGAGATCAACCGCAAGCAATTGAAAAATTAACCCAAGGTATAATCGATGGCGAAAAATACCAAACGCTACTTGGGGTAACTGGTTCAGGAAAAACATTTACAGTAGCCAATGTAATACAGGAAGTGCAGAGACCAACATTGGTTTTGGCACACAATAAAACATTAGCAGCACAATTATATTCAGAATTCAAACAATTTTTCCCAAACAACGCCGTAGAATATTTCGTTTCGTACTATGATTACTATCAGCCAGAAGCTTTTATGCCAGTAACTGGAGTATTTATAGAGAAAGATTTATCTATTAACGAAGAGTTGGAGAAAATGCGTTTAAGCACAACATCTTCCCTACTTTCAGGACGACGCGACATATTGGTGGTTGCCTCCGTTTCTTGTTTATACGGTATCGGAAACCCTGTAGAATTCCAGAAGAATGTTATTGCTATAGAAAAAGATCAGGTTATTTCGAGAACCAAATTATTACATAGTCTGGTACAAAGTTTATATTCTAGAACCGAAGCTGATTTTAATCCTGGAAGTTTCAGAATAAAAGGCGATACTGTTGAGGTATATCCTAGTTATGCAGATGATGGATACCGAATTCATTTTTTTGGAGATGAAATCGAAGAAATTGAATCTTTTGATATAAAAACTTCTCAGGTAATCGAGAAATTTAATAAACTTACAATTTATCCCGCCAATATGTTTGTTACATCACCAGATGTACTGCAAGGCGCAATATGGCAAATACAACAAGATTTGGTAAAGCAAGTAGACTATTTTAAAGAAATAGGAAAACATCTTGAAGCCAAACGACTAGAAGAACGTACCAATTTTGATTTAGAAATGATTCGCGAACTAGGTTATTGCTCAGGTATCGAAAACTATTCTCGCTACCTTGACGGAAGAGAAGCTGGAACAAGACCATTCTGTTTACTTGATTATTTCCCTGATGATTATTTAATGGTAGTCGATGAAAGTCACGTAACATTATCGCAAGTGCATGCTATGTATGGAGGAGATAGAAGCCGTAAAGAAAACCTTGTTGAATATGGTTTCCGCTTACCTGCTGCAATGGATAACCGTCCTTTAAAATTTGAAGAATTTGAAGCCATGCAAAACCAAGTAATTTATGTATCGGCTACTCCAGCAGATTATGAATTGCAAAAAACAGATGGTGTGTATGTAGAGCAGGTAATTCGTCCAACAGGATTATTAGATCCAATTATCGAAGTACGTCCAAGTTTAAATCAAATTGATGATTTAATCGAAGAAATTCAAATACGCTGCGAATTAGACGAACGTGTTTTGGTAACCACTTTAACCAAAAGAATGGCCGAGGAATTAGCCAAATATTTAACCAAAGTTAATATTCGTTGCCGCTATATTCACTCTGATGTAGATACGCTAGAACGTATCGAAATTATGCAGGATTTACGAAAAGGAATTTTTGATGTTTTAATTGGAGTAAACTTACTTCGTGAAGGTTTGGATTTACCTGAAGTTTCACTAGTAGCAATTCTTGATGCTGATAAAGAAGGATTTTTGCGTAGTCATAGATCATTAACCCAAACTATTGGTCGTGCAGCGAGAAACCTCAACGGAAAAGCAATTATGTATGCTGACAAAATCACAGCAAGCATGCAAAAAACTATTGACGAAACCAATTATCGCCGTACAAAACAAATTAATTTCAATCTAGAACACAATCAGGTTCCACAAGCATTAAACAAAAAAATCGACAGCGCATTTACCAAAAATCCATTGGTAGAATACGAATTAGGTCATACTTTAACTGAAGCTGCCGAACCAGATACAGCTTACCTTTCTAAAACTGAATTAGAGAAAATGATTCGTGAGAAACGCAAATCAATGGAAAAAGCAGCAAAAGAACTAGACTTCCTTCAGGCGGCAAAATTACGTGATGATATTAAAAAGCTACAGGAACAGTTAACTTAA